A genomic window from Eleginops maclovinus isolate JMC-PN-2008 ecotype Puerto Natales chromosome 9, JC_Emac_rtc_rv5, whole genome shotgun sequence includes:
- the nek1 gene encoding serine/threonine-protein kinase Nek1 isoform X3, with protein MEKYEKVKKIGEGSFGKAILVKSKEDGHQYVIKEIGISAMSSKERQESRKEVAVLANMSHPNIVQYKESFEEGGCLYIVMDYCEGGDLFKKINSQKGVRFSEEQILDWFVQICLALKHVHDRKILHRDIKSQNIFLTKDGTVQLGDFGIARVLNSTVELARTCIGTPYYLSPEICENKPYNNKSDIWALGCVLYEMCTLKHAFEAGNMKNLVLKIIRGSYPPVSVHYSQDLRSLLGLLFRRSPRERPSVSCVLERPFLCCRIQRLLSPQIIAQEFRHHFLHKQPKVDVGVPGPPAKRPTPGPLPIAPSQKITKPACKYGVPLRKDAAKRPADRKPAVRHTPAPHPAAPHRRVSQVEEERKKHEDGMRKRRMELIEKERKQREQISRINQAREQGWRHVLSSSGGSSPERKCFAGGGQRAVPGSAQGPAPAYAPSKTPYEHYHAALDQMSKPQQRGVGQDGASPAPGNPARVPAAAGPVLNPDAIKRELQRLQQGSKAAHVSRPRGHMATGRAYQVEEFLQRKREAMLNKVRAEGQLEYLSRLRQIRLQNFNERQQIKARLRGEKYDSDGSDSQESSEEAELRRKKIEALKAQANTRAAVLREQLEKKRMEALEREKRAWEEHLAARGVKAGAAGNVASATAASSDAAQPSQPDAAATAISMTAALKNVGAVTPLKEKPAQPETAAVIQSEKKQILRRLNQNLKAQSPVDEVEELVPPPAEPGPAAPPQNQPDAANGERRKWEAAELPELPVAQLSLGETCSTASTCAKRPSSVSPAERPSSGADRKKWEAGVPLVLSEAQNTLEESCIRTIEQTVGEVIQICGLQEDGVRKVWRATPDSQVLRVLQELQPLTQQLGDSSLCEETSSSPEKPHLSVEIVRTPKEEVLSLKEEVFAVETAPPAGVQGAAPTEPSHREQPAADRQTMPPSLSEIQDPAYIESMVLEETPTPSPAPRADVQQAWQQEAQQPPLPPEGVMRPAGEAERRSEKPAESPASAVVEEPLFVKLVSPAHRRTAALLSAQSSFDESSSSRSRSVSPLRSKQHQALLIGLSTGMFDANNPKMLRTCSLPDLSRVFSPQQDSAGANNANDANAAPDNRLEIEDLEEAAKDEEQSEMEDAYEDEDLRDIRASMERLLQEEEEGGSGDFNGNPPGGEELFNRISAEIQQDSRMAVDDDEEEEEEEEEEDDVSNGSPEEAGEPLTNGAEENLSNSELNEEWQSDGSGEEGGGEASHSDSIFSRLEELRFRLEQQMGFEKFIEAYNKIKAIHEDEDENMALGSSLVFSTLGTEHQHLYPNILHLVMADGAYQEDNDE; from the exons ATGGAAAAGTATGAAAAGGTGAAAAAGATTGGGGAAGGTTCGTTTGGAAAGGCGATCCTCGTGAAATCCAAAGAGGATGGACACCAATATGTCATCAAAGAGATTGGCATATCTGCA ATGTCCAGTAAAGAGAGGCAGGAATCTCGTAAAGAGGTGGCTGTCCTCGCCAACATGAGCCATCCCAACATCGTGCAGTACAAGGAGTCTTTTGAAG AGGGCGGCTGCCTGTATATCGTGATGGATTACTGTGAGGGGGGGGACCTCTTCAAGAAGATCAACTCTCAGAAAGGAGTTCGGTTCTCAGAGGAGCAA ATCCTGGACTGGTTCGTGCAGATTTGCCTGGCACTGAAGCACGTGCACGACAGAAAGATCCTCCACAGGGACATCAAATCACAG AACATATTCCTGACTAAAGACGGGACCGTACAGCTCGGAGACTTTGGGATTGCACGGGTGCTGAACAG CACTGTGGAGCTGGCGAGGACATGTATAGGCACGCCGTATTACCTGTCACCTGAGATCTGCGAGAACAAACCGTACAACAacaagag TGATATTTGGGCCCTTGGGTGTGTCCTGTATGAAATGTGCACCCTAAAGCATGCA tttgAAGCGGGCAACATGAAGAACCTGGTGCTGAAGATCATCCGGGGCTCCTACCCCCCCGTCTCCGTGCATTACTCCCAGGACCTGCGCTCGCTGCTGGGCCTGCTGTTCAGACGCAGCCCCCGAGAGAGACCCTCCGTCAGCTGCGTCCTGGAGAGAcccttcctctgctgcaggatCCAGAGGCTGCTCTCtccacag ATCATCGCTCAGGAATTTCGCCATCATTTTCTTCACAAGCAGCCTAAAGTGGATGTGGGGGTGCCGGGACCACCAG CCAAGCGTCCGACCCCCGGCCCCCTCCCGATCGCCCCCTCCCAGAAGATCACGAAGCCAGCCTGTAAATACGGAGTGCCTTTAAGGAAGGATGCCGCCAAGAGACCGGCTGACAGGAAACCGGCTGTGAGACACACACCG GCCCCTCACCCTGCAGCCCCACACAGAAGAGTGAGTCaagtggaggaagagaggaagaaacatgAG GACGgcatgaggaagaggaggatggagcTGATcgagaaggagaggaaacagagggagCAG ATCAGTCGGATAAACCAGGCCAGAGAACAGGGCTGGAGACACGTGCTGAGCTCCAGTGGAGGCAGCAGCCCCGAGAGGAAG TGTTTTGCAGGGGGGGGGCAGCGGGCCGTCCCGGGCTCAGCTCAGGGTCCGGCTCCAGCTTACGCTCCCAGTAAGACTCCCTATGAACACTACCACGCCGCTCTGGACCAGATGTCCAAACCCCAGCAGCGGGGAGTCGGCCAAGATGGAGCATCACCAGCCCCAGGCAACCCGGCACG GGTCCCGGCTGCTGCAGGCCCGGTCCTGAACCCGGACGCCATCAAGAGGGAGCTGCAGCGGCTGCAGCAAGGCTCCAAAGCTGCTCACGTCAGCAG gcCCCGGGGTCACATGGCTACGGGACGGGCCTATCAGGTGGAGGAgtttctgcagaggaagagagaagccATGCTCAACAAGGTCCGTGCGGAGGGACAGCTG gaGTATCTGTCCAGACTGAGGCAGATCCGCCTGCAGAACTTCAACGAGCGTCAGCAGATCAAAGCCCGGCTCCGAGGAGAGAAG TACGACAGCGACGGGTCCGACAGCCAGGAGTCAAGCGAGGAGGCCGAGCTCCGGAGGAAGAAGATCGAAGCGCTGAAG GCTCAAGCTAACACCCGAGCTGCTGTACTGAGAGAGCAGctggagaagaagaggatggaagcgctggagagggagaagagagccTGGGAGGAGCAC CTTGCAGCTCGGGGGGTGAAGGCTGGCGCCGCGGGAAACGTAGCATCGGCGACGGCTGCTTCCTCTGACGCTGCGCAGCCCTCTCAGCCAGACGCTGCTGCTACAGCTATCTCCATGACGGCCGCCCTGAAGAACGTCGGAGCA GTTACTCCACTGAAAGAGAAGCCAGCTCAGCCGGAGACTGCTGCGGTCATCCAG AGTGAGAAGAAGCAGATCCTGCGCCGACTCAACCAGAACCTGAAGGCCCAGAGTCCGGTGGACGAGGTGGAGGAGTTGGTCCCCCCCCCTGCAGAACCAGGCCCTGCCGCCCCCCCACAGAACCAGCCCGACGCTGCTAACGGAGAGCGCAGGAAGTGGGAAGCTGCAGAACTGCCGGAACTTCCTGTGGCTCAGCTGAGCTTGGGGGAAACCTGCTCCACAGCCAGCACCTGTGCCA AGCGTCCGTCCTCTGTGTCTCCTGCAGAGCGTCCGTCCTCCGGGGCCGACAGGAAGAAGTGGGAGGCTGGAGTCCCTCTGGTTCTGTCTGAGGCCCAGAACACTCTGGAGGAGAGCTGCATCAGAACCATCG AGCAAACGGTGGGTGAGGTGATTCAGATCTGTGGGCTGCAGGAGGACGGGGTGAGGAAGGTGTGGAGGGCCACTCCGGACTCCCAGGTCCTGAGGGTCCTTCAGGAGCTGCAGCCCCTCACCCAGCAGCTGGGGGACAGCTCCCTCTGTGAGGAGACGTCCAGCAGCCCTG AGAAGCCTCACCTGTCAGTGGAGATCGTGAGGACGCCTAAAGAGGAGGTGTTGTCTCTAAAGGAGGAAGTGTTTGCCGTTGAGACAGCGCCTCCTGCTGGGGTTCAGGGTGCAGCCCCCACAGAGCCCTCCCACAGAGAACAGCCTGCAGCAGACCGACAGACAATGCCACCAAGCCTCTCTGAGATCCAGG ATCCAGCATACATAGAGTCGATGGTTTTGGAGGAGACGCCTACACCCTCCCCTGCTCCCCGGGCTGATGTGCAGCAGGCCTGGCAGCAGGAAGCCCAGCAGCCGCCCCT gcCACCAGAGGGCGTGATGAGACCAgcaggggaggcagagaggaggtcagagaaACCAGCAGAGTCTCCAG CTTCAGCAGTAGTGGAGGAGCCCCTGTTTGTGAAGCTGGTCTCCCCGGCCCACCGCCGCACCGCCGCCCTGCTGTCGGCTCAGTCCTCCTTCGATGAGTCGTCCTCCTCCCGCTCCCGCTCCGTCTCTCCTCTGCGATCCAAGCAGCACCAGGCCCTCCTGATCGGCCTCTCCACCGGCATGTTCGATGCCAACAACCCCAAG ATGCTGAGGACCTGTTCCCTCCCGGACCTGAGCCGGGTCTTCAGTCCTCAGCAGGACTCTGCAGGAGCTAACAATGCTAACGATGCTAACGCCGCTCCGGATAATCGTCTGGAGATCGAAGACCTGGAGGAGGCGGCGAAGGATGAGGAGCAGTCAGAGATGGAGGA CGCGTATGAGGATGAAGACCTGCGGGACATCCGGGCCTCGATGGAGCgcctcctgcaggaggaggaggagggggggtctGGAGACTTCAACGGCAACCCTCCAGGGGGAGAGGAGCTGTTCAACAGGATATCAGCCGAGATTCAGCAGGACAGCAGGATGGCTgtggatgatgatgaggaagaggaggaggaagaggaagaggaggatgatgtcTCTAACGGGAGTCCTGAAGAAGCAGGGGAGCCGCTCACTAACGGGGCGGAAGAGAACCTGAGTAACAGCGAGCTAAACGAGGAGTGGCAATCAG ACGGCagtggggaggagggggggggcgaGGCATCTCACAGCGACAGCATCTTCAGTCGTCTGGAGGAGCTGCGCTTCAGGCTGGAGCAGCAGATGGGCTTCGAGAAGTTCATCGAGGCCTACAACAAGATCAAG GCGATCCATGAGGACGAGGATGAGAACATGGCTCTGGGCTCCAGCCTGGTGTTCAGCACTCTGGGGACGGAGCACCAGCACCTCTACCCCAACATCCTGCACCTGGTGATGGCCGACGGAGCCTACCAGGAAG acaaTGATGAGTGA
- the nek1 gene encoding serine/threonine-protein kinase Nek1 isoform X4 codes for MEKYEKVKKIGEGSFGKAILVKSKEDGHQYVIKEIGISAMSSKERQESRKEVAVLANMSHPNIVQYKESFEEGGCLYIVMDYCEGGDLFKKINSQKGVRFSEEQILDWFVQICLALKHVHDRKILHRDIKSQNIFLTKDGTVQLGDFGIARVLNSTVELARTCIGTPYYLSPEICENKPYNNKSDIWALGCVLYEMCTLKHAFEAGNMKNLVLKIIRGSYPPVSVHYSQDLRSLLGLLFRRSPRERPSVSCVLERPFLCCRIQRLLSPQIIAQEFRHHFLHKQPKVDVGVPGPPAKRPTPGPLPIAPSQKITKPACKYGVPLRKDAAKRPADRKPAVRHTPDGMRKRRMELIEKERKQREQMFLFKAEQMKRYEKEKISRINQAREQGWRHVLSSSGGSSPERKCFAGGGQRAVPGSAQGPAPAYAPSKTPYEHYHAALDQMSKPQQRGVGQDGASPAPGNPARVPAAAGPVLNPDAIKRELQRLQQGSKAAHVSRPRGHMATGRAYQVEEFLQRKREAMLNKVRAEGQLEYLSRLRQIRLQNFNERQQIKARLRGEKYDSDGSDSQESSEEAELRRKKIEALKAQANTRAAVLREQLEKKRMEALEREKRAWEEHLAARGVKAGAAGNVASATAASSDAAQPSQPDAAATAISMTAALKNVGAVTPLKEKPAQPETAAVIQSEKKQILRRLNQNLKAQSPVDEVEELVPPPAEPGPAAPPQNQPDAANGERRKWEAAELPELPVAQLSLGETCSTASTCAKRPSSVSPAERPSSGADRKKWEAGVPLVLSEAQNTLEESCIRTIEQTVGEVIQICGLQEDGVRKVWRATPDSQVLRVLQELQPLTQQLGDSSLCEETSSSPEKPHLSVEIVRTPKEEVLSLKEEVFAVETAPPAGVQGAAPTEPSHREQPAADRQTMPPSLSEIQDPAYIESMVLEETPTPSPAPRADVQQAWQQEAQQPPLPPEGVMRPAGEAERRSEKPAESPASAVVEEPLFVKLVSPAHRRTAALLSAQSSFDESSSSRSRSVSPLRSKQHQALLIGLSTGMFDANNPKMLRTCSLPDLSRVFSPQQDSAGANNANDANAAPDNRLEIEDLEEAAKDEEQSEMEDAYEDEDLRDIRASMERLLQEEEEGGSGDFNGNPPGGEELFNRISAEIQQDSRMAVDDDEEEEEEEEEEDDVSNGSPEEAGEPLTNGAEENLSNSELNEEWQSDGSGEEGGGEASHSDSIFSRLEELRFRLEQQMGFEKFIEAYNKIKAIHEDEDENMALGSSLVFSTLGTEHQHLYPNILHLVMADGAYQEDNDE; via the exons ATGGAAAAGTATGAAAAGGTGAAAAAGATTGGGGAAGGTTCGTTTGGAAAGGCGATCCTCGTGAAATCCAAAGAGGATGGACACCAATATGTCATCAAAGAGATTGGCATATCTGCA ATGTCCAGTAAAGAGAGGCAGGAATCTCGTAAAGAGGTGGCTGTCCTCGCCAACATGAGCCATCCCAACATCGTGCAGTACAAGGAGTCTTTTGAAG AGGGCGGCTGCCTGTATATCGTGATGGATTACTGTGAGGGGGGGGACCTCTTCAAGAAGATCAACTCTCAGAAAGGAGTTCGGTTCTCAGAGGAGCAA ATCCTGGACTGGTTCGTGCAGATTTGCCTGGCACTGAAGCACGTGCACGACAGAAAGATCCTCCACAGGGACATCAAATCACAG AACATATTCCTGACTAAAGACGGGACCGTACAGCTCGGAGACTTTGGGATTGCACGGGTGCTGAACAG CACTGTGGAGCTGGCGAGGACATGTATAGGCACGCCGTATTACCTGTCACCTGAGATCTGCGAGAACAAACCGTACAACAacaagag TGATATTTGGGCCCTTGGGTGTGTCCTGTATGAAATGTGCACCCTAAAGCATGCA tttgAAGCGGGCAACATGAAGAACCTGGTGCTGAAGATCATCCGGGGCTCCTACCCCCCCGTCTCCGTGCATTACTCCCAGGACCTGCGCTCGCTGCTGGGCCTGCTGTTCAGACGCAGCCCCCGAGAGAGACCCTCCGTCAGCTGCGTCCTGGAGAGAcccttcctctgctgcaggatCCAGAGGCTGCTCTCtccacag ATCATCGCTCAGGAATTTCGCCATCATTTTCTTCACAAGCAGCCTAAAGTGGATGTGGGGGTGCCGGGACCACCAG CCAAGCGTCCGACCCCCGGCCCCCTCCCGATCGCCCCCTCCCAGAAGATCACGAAGCCAGCCTGTAAATACGGAGTGCCTTTAAGGAAGGATGCCGCCAAGAGACCGGCTGACAGGAAACCGGCTGTGAGACACACACCG GACGgcatgaggaagaggaggatggagcTGATcgagaaggagaggaaacagagggagCAG ATGTTCCTGTTCAAAGCAGAGCAGATGAAGAGATATGAGAAGGAAAAG ATCAGTCGGATAAACCAGGCCAGAGAACAGGGCTGGAGACACGTGCTGAGCTCCAGTGGAGGCAGCAGCCCCGAGAGGAAG TGTTTTGCAGGGGGGGGGCAGCGGGCCGTCCCGGGCTCAGCTCAGGGTCCGGCTCCAGCTTACGCTCCCAGTAAGACTCCCTATGAACACTACCACGCCGCTCTGGACCAGATGTCCAAACCCCAGCAGCGGGGAGTCGGCCAAGATGGAGCATCACCAGCCCCAGGCAACCCGGCACG GGTCCCGGCTGCTGCAGGCCCGGTCCTGAACCCGGACGCCATCAAGAGGGAGCTGCAGCGGCTGCAGCAAGGCTCCAAAGCTGCTCACGTCAGCAG gcCCCGGGGTCACATGGCTACGGGACGGGCCTATCAGGTGGAGGAgtttctgcagaggaagagagaagccATGCTCAACAAGGTCCGTGCGGAGGGACAGCTG gaGTATCTGTCCAGACTGAGGCAGATCCGCCTGCAGAACTTCAACGAGCGTCAGCAGATCAAAGCCCGGCTCCGAGGAGAGAAG TACGACAGCGACGGGTCCGACAGCCAGGAGTCAAGCGAGGAGGCCGAGCTCCGGAGGAAGAAGATCGAAGCGCTGAAG GCTCAAGCTAACACCCGAGCTGCTGTACTGAGAGAGCAGctggagaagaagaggatggaagcgctggagagggagaagagagccTGGGAGGAGCAC CTTGCAGCTCGGGGGGTGAAGGCTGGCGCCGCGGGAAACGTAGCATCGGCGACGGCTGCTTCCTCTGACGCTGCGCAGCCCTCTCAGCCAGACGCTGCTGCTACAGCTATCTCCATGACGGCCGCCCTGAAGAACGTCGGAGCA GTTACTCCACTGAAAGAGAAGCCAGCTCAGCCGGAGACTGCTGCGGTCATCCAG AGTGAGAAGAAGCAGATCCTGCGCCGACTCAACCAGAACCTGAAGGCCCAGAGTCCGGTGGACGAGGTGGAGGAGTTGGTCCCCCCCCCTGCAGAACCAGGCCCTGCCGCCCCCCCACAGAACCAGCCCGACGCTGCTAACGGAGAGCGCAGGAAGTGGGAAGCTGCAGAACTGCCGGAACTTCCTGTGGCTCAGCTGAGCTTGGGGGAAACCTGCTCCACAGCCAGCACCTGTGCCA AGCGTCCGTCCTCTGTGTCTCCTGCAGAGCGTCCGTCCTCCGGGGCCGACAGGAAGAAGTGGGAGGCTGGAGTCCCTCTGGTTCTGTCTGAGGCCCAGAACACTCTGGAGGAGAGCTGCATCAGAACCATCG AGCAAACGGTGGGTGAGGTGATTCAGATCTGTGGGCTGCAGGAGGACGGGGTGAGGAAGGTGTGGAGGGCCACTCCGGACTCCCAGGTCCTGAGGGTCCTTCAGGAGCTGCAGCCCCTCACCCAGCAGCTGGGGGACAGCTCCCTCTGTGAGGAGACGTCCAGCAGCCCTG AGAAGCCTCACCTGTCAGTGGAGATCGTGAGGACGCCTAAAGAGGAGGTGTTGTCTCTAAAGGAGGAAGTGTTTGCCGTTGAGACAGCGCCTCCTGCTGGGGTTCAGGGTGCAGCCCCCACAGAGCCCTCCCACAGAGAACAGCCTGCAGCAGACCGACAGACAATGCCACCAAGCCTCTCTGAGATCCAGG ATCCAGCATACATAGAGTCGATGGTTTTGGAGGAGACGCCTACACCCTCCCCTGCTCCCCGGGCTGATGTGCAGCAGGCCTGGCAGCAGGAAGCCCAGCAGCCGCCCCT gcCACCAGAGGGCGTGATGAGACCAgcaggggaggcagagaggaggtcagagaaACCAGCAGAGTCTCCAG CTTCAGCAGTAGTGGAGGAGCCCCTGTTTGTGAAGCTGGTCTCCCCGGCCCACCGCCGCACCGCCGCCCTGCTGTCGGCTCAGTCCTCCTTCGATGAGTCGTCCTCCTCCCGCTCCCGCTCCGTCTCTCCTCTGCGATCCAAGCAGCACCAGGCCCTCCTGATCGGCCTCTCCACCGGCATGTTCGATGCCAACAACCCCAAG ATGCTGAGGACCTGTTCCCTCCCGGACCTGAGCCGGGTCTTCAGTCCTCAGCAGGACTCTGCAGGAGCTAACAATGCTAACGATGCTAACGCCGCTCCGGATAATCGTCTGGAGATCGAAGACCTGGAGGAGGCGGCGAAGGATGAGGAGCAGTCAGAGATGGAGGA CGCGTATGAGGATGAAGACCTGCGGGACATCCGGGCCTCGATGGAGCgcctcctgcaggaggaggaggagggggggtctGGAGACTTCAACGGCAACCCTCCAGGGGGAGAGGAGCTGTTCAACAGGATATCAGCCGAGATTCAGCAGGACAGCAGGATGGCTgtggatgatgatgaggaagaggaggaggaagaggaagaggaggatgatgtcTCTAACGGGAGTCCTGAAGAAGCAGGGGAGCCGCTCACTAACGGGGCGGAAGAGAACCTGAGTAACAGCGAGCTAAACGAGGAGTGGCAATCAG ACGGCagtggggaggagggggggggcgaGGCATCTCACAGCGACAGCATCTTCAGTCGTCTGGAGGAGCTGCGCTTCAGGCTGGAGCAGCAGATGGGCTTCGAGAAGTTCATCGAGGCCTACAACAAGATCAAG GCGATCCATGAGGACGAGGATGAGAACATGGCTCTGGGCTCCAGCCTGGTGTTCAGCACTCTGGGGACGGAGCACCAGCACCTCTACCCCAACATCCTGCACCTGGTGATGGCCGACGGAGCCTACCAGGAAG acaaTGATGAGTGA